The following coding sequences are from one Ammoniphilus sp. CFH 90114 window:
- the yycF gene encoding response regulator YycF: MAKLILVVDDERPIADILKFTLEKEGYQVHCAYDGDEAISLARELDPDLVLLDIMLPKKDGMEVCKMIRKEQNMPIIMLTAKDSEIDKVLGLELGADDYVTKPFGTRELLARVKAHLRRAEGATTKEKGTDHILQLGSLEIDPVSYIVKKEGQPVELTQREFTLLHYLAIHSEQVLTRDHLLQSVWGYDYYGDARTVDVTIRRLREKIEDDPSNPNYIMTRRGLGYVFKHEA, encoded by the coding sequence GTGGCTAAATTAATTTTAGTTGTTGACGATGAACGACCGATTGCCGATATTTTGAAGTTTACATTGGAGAAAGAAGGGTACCAAGTACACTGTGCCTATGATGGTGATGAAGCTATTAGCTTAGCGAGGGAGCTAGATCCCGATTTGGTTCTATTGGATATTATGCTTCCTAAAAAAGATGGGATGGAAGTCTGCAAAATGATTCGTAAAGAACAAAACATGCCCATCATTATGCTAACGGCAAAGGATTCGGAAATAGATAAGGTGCTTGGTCTTGAACTAGGAGCGGATGATTACGTCACGAAGCCATTTGGAACACGTGAACTGCTAGCAAGGGTAAAAGCGCATCTCAGAAGAGCAGAAGGAGCCACAACGAAGGAGAAGGGAACCGATCATATTCTACAATTAGGTTCCTTGGAAATTGACCCCGTATCCTATATCGTGAAGAAGGAAGGTCAGCCGGTGGAACTAACGCAGAGAGAATTTACCCTCTTGCATTATCTTGCCATTCACTCCGAGCAGGTTCTAACCCGAGATCATTTGCTGCAATCGGTTTGGGGTTATGATTATTATGGGGATGCACGTACGGTTGATGTGACCATTAGACGATTGAGAGAAAAAATTGAGGACGATCCAAGTAATCCAAATTATATTATGACGCGCAGAGGATTGGGTTATGTTTTTAAGCACGAGGCTTAA
- a CDS encoding MBL fold metallo-hydrolase, which yields MRFSVLASGSTGNSVVVETDQTKILIDAGLSGKQLENQLQTVGVDPRSLDAILVTHEHADHIKGVGVLARRYKLPVYTHEKTWDQLDSLIGEIPEEQKCLFDEGEVKHFADLTVESFGISHDAAFPMGFCFFEGEKKLTLATDTGYVSQRMKEKIVGSQAYIFESNHDVEMLRMGHYPWNIKRRILSDVGHLSNEDAAEALSDILQGTGERVYLSHLSKDNNMTELARLTVKNILEENGFDTEDEVKLLDTSPTIPTTMDEI from the coding sequence ATGCGGTTTAGTGTATTAGCTAGCGGAAGTACCGGAAATTCAGTTGTAGTGGAAACGGATCAAACGAAAATATTAATCGATGCGGGCTTAAGCGGCAAGCAACTAGAGAACCAATTGCAAACAGTAGGAGTGGACCCGCGCAGCTTAGACGCGATTCTCGTCACGCATGAGCATGCTGATCATATTAAGGGAGTAGGGGTATTAGCTAGAAGATATAAGCTACCGGTTTATACCCACGAAAAAACATGGGATCAGCTTGATTCATTAATTGGAGAAATTCCTGAAGAGCAGAAGTGCCTGTTTGATGAAGGGGAAGTCAAGCATTTTGCAGATTTGACAGTTGAAAGCTTTGGTATCTCACATGATGCGGCTTTTCCTATGGGATTTTGCTTTTTTGAGGGAGAGAAAAAATTGACTTTAGCTACCGATACCGGTTATGTGAGTCAAAGAATGAAAGAGAAGATTGTAGGTTCACAGGCGTACATTTTTGAATCCAATCATGATGTGGAAATGCTAAGAATGGGACATTATCCTTGGAATATTAAGCGTAGAATCTTAAGTGATGTAGGCCACTTATCCAATGAAGATGCAGCAGAGGCCCTCTCTGATATTCTTCAAGGGACAGGAGAGAGAGTGTACCTCTCCCATCTGAGTAAAGATAATAATATGACAGAGCTAGCTCGACTGACGGTGAAAAATATACTAGAAGAAAACGGTTTTGATACGGAGGACGAAGTAAAGCTACTGGATACTTCTCCAACCATACCGACAACAATGGATGAAATTTAA
- a CDS encoding restriction endonuclease — MKMKQVVELINVGDQQSEVNELMAQVKEAISLMVHPSDSGNFLLFEGKKANGVKPIKDTFLHQLNAKGWILEHRLDVGVTNTKPGPIDAVHPVGSKFFAVEWETGNIASSHRALNKIMTGIINGVLVGGVLILPSREMYEYLTDRVGNFRELSPYFDVWAKANYPITQGFLAVIEIEHDGLTSDEDARISKGTDGRALV, encoded by the coding sequence ATGAAAATGAAACAAGTAGTTGAGTTAATTAATGTCGGAGACCAGCAATCGGAAGTAAATGAACTCATGGCGCAAGTTAAAGAGGCGATATCCTTAATGGTACATCCCTCCGATTCAGGAAATTTTCTACTCTTCGAAGGAAAAAAGGCAAATGGTGTTAAGCCAATAAAAGATACCTTCTTACATCAGCTAAATGCTAAAGGTTGGATCTTGGAGCATAGGTTAGACGTAGGTGTTACTAACACTAAACCAGGTCCAATTGATGCTGTTCACCCTGTTGGAAGCAAGTTTTTCGCAGTCGAGTGGGAAACTGGCAACATTGCCTCTTCTCATCGCGCACTTAACAAAATCATGACAGGCATCATTAACGGGGTACTTGTAGGAGGAGTTTTAATTCTTCCTAGTCGTGAAATGTACGAATACCTAACAGATCGAGTCGGTAATTTCAGAGAATTAAGCCCTTATTTTGATGTATGGGCAAAAGCTAACTATCCTATAACACAGGGATTTTTAGCTGTAATTGAAATTGAACATGATGGTTTGACCTCTGATGAAGATGCGAGAATATCCAAAGGTACTGACGGTAGAGCACTAGTCTAA
- the rlmH gene encoding 23S rRNA (pseudouridine(1915)-N(3))-methyltransferase RlmH — MQISIVSVGKLKEKYLKMGIDEYAKRLTPYAKLQLIEVPDEKAPENLSDAEMLQVKEKEGERILAHLKQDTHVIAMAIEGEMWSSEKLASQLDQLATYGKSSIAFIIGGSLGLSSSVLQRANQQISLSKMTFPHQLVRLILLEQIYRGFKINRGEPYHK, encoded by the coding sequence ATGCAAATTTCAATCGTATCTGTGGGTAAGTTGAAAGAGAAATATTTGAAAATGGGAATTGATGAGTACGCAAAAAGATTAACTCCCTATGCAAAGCTTCAGCTCATCGAAGTCCCTGATGAGAAAGCACCAGAAAATCTAAGTGATGCCGAGATGCTGCAGGTGAAAGAGAAAGAGGGAGAAAGAATTCTAGCCCACCTCAAACAAGACACTCATGTCATTGCCATGGCTATTGAAGGTGAGATGTGGTCTTCAGAAAAACTAGCTAGTCAATTGGATCAGCTTGCAACCTATGGAAAAAGCTCCATTGCCTTTATTATAGGAGGATCCTTAGGATTATCCTCATCCGTCCTCCAAAGGGCCAATCAGCAGATTTCTCTCTCCAAGATGACATTTCCCCACCAATTGGTTCGGTTAATTCTATTGGAACAGATTTATCGCGGGTTTAAGATTAATAGGGGTGAACCGTACCATAAGTAA
- a CDS encoding two-component system regulatory protein YycI produces MDWRRAKTLLILAFLILDSFLFYQFWTSRSHDLEVGQQNMGTSSSLQDVLKAKNIQLAIEPPTDMPEMHYLNVRYENFEMRLVSKLPNQNSRWEGHVFESRFIRNLPSPLTMMKSEVQKTFSEHILYFEDYKVDSMVQYPEKLVYFQQWEGYPLFGATLELNHNDQKVMGYRQAYFQVVNKGSGKKVISSLTALRTLIENGMIAYGETVHAIELGYFGHTYDAEIQVIAPVWRIVHGTNQVHYINAITGVMEKTPSLQKKE; encoded by the coding sequence ATGGATTGGAGAAGAGCCAAGACGTTGCTGATCCTAGCGTTCCTAATTCTAGATAGTTTTTTATTTTACCAATTTTGGACGAGCCGTAGTCACGATCTAGAAGTAGGGCAGCAAAACATGGGAACTTCCTCTAGCTTACAGGATGTGCTAAAAGCAAAGAATATTCAGCTCGCCATTGAACCGCCGACAGATATGCCAGAGATGCATTATCTGAATGTCCGTTACGAAAATTTTGAGATGAGACTAGTCAGTAAACTTCCCAATCAGAATTCAAGATGGGAGGGGCATGTTTTCGAGTCCCGTTTTATTCGTAACTTGCCTTCCCCGCTGACCATGATGAAGAGTGAAGTCCAGAAGACGTTCTCCGAGCATATTTTGTACTTCGAAGATTACAAAGTGGATTCTATGGTTCAATATCCAGAGAAACTCGTTTATTTTCAGCAATGGGAGGGCTATCCATTATTTGGGGCGACGTTAGAACTAAATCATAACGACCAAAAAGTCATGGGGTATCGACAGGCGTATTTTCAAGTTGTCAATAAAGGATCAGGGAAAAAAGTGATATCTTCCTTAACCGCTTTACGAACTCTGATAGAAAATGGCATGATAGCCTATGGGGAAACGGTTCATGCCATTGAGCTTGGATACTTCGGCCATACGTATGATGCGGAAATACAAGTTATTGCACCTGTTTGGCGGATTGTCCATGGAACCAATCAAGTGCATTATATTAATGCAATTACGGGAGTAATGGAGAAGACACCTTCTCTCCAGAAAAAAGAATAG
- a CDS encoding YycH family regulatory protein has translation MWVDKGKTILLNFLVLTSLILSWLLVNSQPKYEYLHPAEYVEPLPVGDRKELSQLIKPQSIILHYGNDRYTGVINDSIHYRIITKEMEKWYFYNFNSVELSPEQWTEIVQNKKAMEIVYATSIPMEMMGEMFTFRGKVNTLLPSAKRILIYVDDSEKEAYALFMDRDGKRLVQARTTITPRDLEQFYLSLGNTLTEMMVLSSEVENDRSLIYLPKVELMMKEFRYFYQPIPVPEILQTLFVDPSVTRQVTERNGTTIYTDGSKAVQFPPGFQFIHFYDPLAESLGSSSRESHYHSVINFINEHGGWNGVYMLEEVKKPHNQEEETYLFRQYVGAYPVYAGKKETFGVIEVVANQSFIVEYHRSLLNLDTYFDHKDVMVMSGEEILSKLSELDIPLAQVEDLYLGYQARVNDHHLMLTPKWIVKMEGEHPLIVDARSEKKEGADGLEKSQDVADPSVPNSR, from the coding sequence ATGTGGGTTGATAAAGGGAAGACGATTCTGCTTAATTTCCTTGTCCTGACGAGTTTGATCTTATCTTGGCTGCTTGTAAACAGCCAGCCTAAATATGAATATTTACATCCTGCGGAATATGTAGAACCTCTTCCTGTTGGAGACAGGAAGGAGCTGAGTCAGTTAATAAAACCCCAATCTATTATTCTTCATTACGGCAATGATAGATATACAGGCGTCATTAATGATTCCATTCATTATCGGATCATTACAAAAGAGATGGAGAAATGGTATTTCTATAACTTTAATTCCGTAGAGTTATCGCCAGAGCAATGGACAGAAATCGTTCAGAACAAGAAAGCCATGGAAATCGTTTATGCAACTTCGATCCCAATGGAGATGATGGGAGAGATGTTTACCTTTCGTGGAAAAGTCAACACCTTGCTTCCTTCAGCTAAGCGGATCTTAATTTATGTTGATGATTCGGAGAAAGAAGCTTATGCCCTCTTTATGGATCGAGATGGAAAACGACTGGTTCAAGCTCGCACAACCATTACCCCAAGAGACTTAGAACAATTCTACTTATCATTAGGAAATACTTTAACAGAGATGATGGTATTGTCCTCTGAGGTAGAGAATGATAGATCCCTCATTTATTTACCTAAGGTAGAATTGATGATGAAAGAGTTTCGGTACTTCTACCAACCGATTCCGGTACCTGAGATTCTCCAAACTCTTTTTGTAGATCCATCGGTAACCCGGCAGGTTACCGAAAGAAATGGAACCACGATTTACACGGATGGAAGTAAAGCTGTACAGTTTCCACCTGGATTTCAATTCATTCACTTTTATGATCCGTTGGCAGAGTCGCTCGGTTCATCTTCAAGAGAAAGCCATTATCATAGTGTGATTAATTTTATTAATGAGCATGGGGGGTGGAATGGCGTTTATATGTTGGAAGAGGTAAAGAAACCTCATAACCAAGAAGAGGAAACGTATTTATTCCGCCAGTATGTAGGTGCCTATCCCGTTTATGCAGGTAAAAAAGAAACTTTCGGAGTGATTGAGGTAGTCGCCAATCAATCTTTTATCGTAGAATATCACCGATCGTTATTAAATTTAGATACTTATTTTGACCATAAAGATGTGATGGTGATGTCAGGAGAAGAAATTTTAAGTAAGCTGAGTGAATTGGATATCCCTCTGGCTCAAGTGGAAGATCTGTATTTAGGTTATCAAGCACGAGTAAATGATCATCATCTTATGCTTACGCCAAAATGGATTGTCAAAATGGAAGGTGAGCATCCTTTAATCGTGGATGCTAGGTCGGAGAAAAAGGAGGGAGCGGATGGATTGGAGAAGAGCCAAGACGTTGCTGATCCTAGCGTTCCTAATTCTAGATAG
- a CDS encoding CxxH/CxxC protein, with protein sequence MFVCCKEHVEIAIDDFVDEYEDAPDIYKLKETSFTAWSVPARCDFCDREPVFLVV encoded by the coding sequence ATGTTTGTATGTTGCAAGGAGCATGTTGAAATCGCGATTGATGATTTTGTAGACGAATATGAAGATGCACCAGATATCTATAAATTAAAGGAAACCTCATTTACAGCTTGGAGCGTGCCAGCACGTTGTGATTTTTGTGATCGGGAACCGGTATTTCTCGTGGTGTAA
- the walK gene encoding cell wall metabolism sensor histidine kinase WalK, with product MRFKFFKSVQWKVVVIYLLLILVAMQVIGAYFIREVENYYINNFTETLHTQSNLLAVNLQRYLDVDLENPQEDQEESRMGDINYLVNNLLAVRDTDVQVIDRNGVVLTTTEEDKAIIGQKNTREEINLALLGTRYEDTQIQPQNGHRVRVLTIPIKSGVRTIGALYMVSSMEDMYETMRRINGILLTATVISLMMTGSLGILLARTITSPVKEITRQAAAMAEGDFNRRVKVYSNDEIGQLAEAFNYLTKRLHEALAQNEEEKQKLSSILSNMSDGVIATDKEGRVILINARAREMLSVHEEEVLGTTIYDVLQLPQDEDDILILFKGMGSVLVLPPGNEERRILRATFRQLKKDEQTSKGIIAVLQDVTEQELLEKQRKEFVANVSHELRTPLTTLKSYLEALEDGAIHDEEVAPRFVHVTLNETDRMIRLVNDLLQLSRLDSKKSILKKREMEVQVLIHQALERFSVQFQQKGLQVEKNLEESLPSVYGDPDSLTQVMDNLLSNAVKYSFPDTRLSIRAYIRQEEAMMAVEILDVGVGIPKRDLSQIFERFYRVDKARSREMGGTGLGLSIAREIIRAHKGDIFIESEVNQGTKVTFTLPLAASSKEGQSILRMEDQHVG from the coding sequence ATGAGGTTTAAGTTCTTTAAATCTGTCCAATGGAAAGTCGTAGTCATCTATCTCTTATTAATCTTGGTGGCTATGCAGGTTATCGGGGCTTACTTCATCCGTGAAGTGGAGAACTATTATATTAATAATTTTACAGAAACGCTTCATACCCAATCTAATCTATTGGCTGTCAACCTTCAACGGTACTTAGACGTTGATTTAGAAAACCCGCAGGAAGATCAGGAAGAGAGTCGGATGGGGGATATCAACTATTTGGTTAATAACCTACTAGCCGTTCGAGATACAGATGTTCAAGTCATTGATCGCAACGGGGTGGTATTGACTACAACCGAAGAAGATAAAGCGATCATTGGGCAAAAGAACACCCGTGAAGAAATCAACTTAGCTCTATTGGGTACCCGATATGAGGATACTCAGATCCAACCTCAGAATGGTCACCGCGTTCGGGTATTAACCATTCCTATTAAAAGTGGCGTACGAACCATTGGAGCTCTATACATGGTATCTTCCATGGAAGACATGTATGAAACGATGAGGAGAATTAACGGCATCTTATTAACGGCCACCGTCATTTCCTTAATGATGACAGGTAGTTTAGGAATTCTGCTTGCTCGCACGATTACGAGCCCTGTAAAAGAAATTACGAGACAAGCAGCGGCTATGGCGGAAGGAGACTTTAACCGTCGAGTCAAGGTATATAGTAATGACGAAATCGGGCAACTAGCAGAAGCCTTTAACTATCTGACGAAAAGATTGCATGAAGCCCTTGCTCAAAATGAAGAAGAAAAGCAAAAGTTATCTTCCATCCTCTCTAACATGAGTGATGGGGTCATTGCTACGGATAAGGAAGGTCGAGTGATCCTCATTAACGCAAGAGCCCGCGAAATGCTATCCGTACATGAGGAAGAGGTACTTGGAACAACCATTTACGATGTGCTTCAGCTACCTCAAGACGAAGACGATATTCTCATATTGTTTAAGGGAATGGGTTCCGTCTTAGTACTACCTCCAGGAAATGAGGAAAGAAGGATCTTAAGAGCTACTTTTCGCCAGTTAAAGAAGGATGAACAGACGAGCAAAGGAATCATTGCTGTGCTTCAAGATGTAACGGAACAGGAGCTGTTAGAGAAGCAGCGTAAAGAATTTGTTGCCAATGTATCGCATGAGTTAAGAACTCCACTAACCACCTTGAAGAGTTATCTGGAGGCACTCGAGGACGGAGCTATACATGATGAAGAAGTCGCTCCTCGGTTTGTCCATGTAACGTTAAATGAGACAGATCGGATGATTCGACTGGTCAATGACTTATTGCAATTATCGCGTCTAGATTCAAAAAAATCGATCCTGAAGAAGCGAGAAATGGAAGTCCAAGTGCTGATTCATCAGGCATTAGAGCGTTTTTCCGTCCAGTTTCAGCAGAAAGGTCTTCAGGTCGAAAAAAATCTAGAAGAGTCTTTACCATCCGTTTATGGTGATCCAGATAGTCTCACTCAGGTCATGGATAACTTGCTCTCTAACGCCGTAAAATACTCCTTTCCAGATACCCGTCTTTCCATTCGCGCTTATATCAGGCAAGAAGAGGCGATGATGGCTGTGGAGATTTTGGATGTTGGAGTAGGCATACCGAAAAGAGATCTCTCCCAAATTTTTGAGAGGTTCTATCGTGTAGACAAGGCACGTTCGCGGGAGATGGGGGGGACGGGACTCGGACTGTCTATTGCCCGAGAAATTATCCGGGCTCATAAAGGAGACATCTTCATTGAAAGTGAAGTGAATCAAGGAACGAAGGTGACCTTTACCCTTCCTTTAGCTGCCTCTTCTAAGGAAGGCCAATCGATCTTAAGGATGGAGGATCAGCATGTGGGTTGA
- a CDS encoding M23 family metallopeptidase, with the protein MERIHKAKNWIQDKWNQGVALVKKNKGKTAIGLVTVSLFITGTGLANHYYNANSKTLYHVLVDGQEIGSVDHPDLVQQFIDKQIASQQSLHGPLNIEVQNQIEYVEETQRNASAANESTIKALQDKIELKVTAQSLTVDGEAVGYTANKELMNQILEEIKDQYGPLPVAQDKAQTVNAAGAANVEVKFKESVSIEESRINPDKIMTKEELMSLLVKGSVEQMIHTVKPGDCISCIAGQYGITSQDIYRNNPGITEDTLLQLGQDIIVTAARPKLTVQTIEEKEVEEVIHYKIEAQTTETMFRGEQKVIQEGKEGRKRVTYQIIRENGVQTEKKIMEEVILAEAVNKIIQKGSKVKPNRGDGKFTWPTHGGRITSGFGPRWGRTHKGLDIAGVSNRGIKASDNGKVVQAGWNGNYGKSVIIDHGNGYKTLYGHLSSVSVSVGDVVQKGDKIGVMGSTGESTGTHLHFEIIKNGSNTNPMRYFRG; encoded by the coding sequence ATGGAACGGATACATAAAGCGAAGAATTGGATCCAGGATAAATGGAACCAAGGAGTCGCTTTAGTTAAGAAGAATAAAGGTAAAACAGCCATTGGATTAGTCACGGTTTCTTTATTTATTACAGGTACTGGTTTAGCTAACCATTATTATAATGCAAACTCCAAGACGTTATACCATGTCCTCGTGGATGGGCAAGAAATAGGATCAGTTGATCACCCGGATCTTGTCCAACAATTTATTGATAAGCAGATTGCTAGCCAGCAGTCGCTTCATGGACCTTTAAACATTGAAGTACAGAACCAAATTGAGTATGTAGAAGAAACACAGCGAAATGCGAGCGCAGCGAACGAAAGCACAATAAAAGCATTGCAAGATAAGATCGAGCTAAAGGTAACTGCCCAATCTTTAACCGTAGATGGTGAAGCTGTTGGATACACTGCCAACAAGGAACTTATGAACCAGATACTAGAGGAAATTAAGGATCAGTATGGACCGTTACCTGTAGCTCAAGATAAAGCGCAGACCGTCAACGCAGCAGGAGCAGCAAATGTAGAAGTGAAATTTAAGGAATCGGTTTCCATTGAGGAAAGCAGAATCAATCCCGATAAGATAATGACAAAAGAGGAACTAATGAGTCTTTTGGTTAAGGGTTCCGTCGAACAGATGATTCATACGGTCAAGCCCGGGGATTGTATTAGTTGTATTGCAGGACAGTATGGCATCACCTCACAAGATATCTATCGCAATAATCCAGGTATAACGGAAGATACGCTGTTGCAACTTGGGCAAGATATCATCGTTACAGCGGCAAGACCTAAGCTGACTGTACAAACCATTGAGGAAAAAGAAGTCGAGGAAGTAATCCATTATAAGATTGAAGCTCAGACTACGGAGACGATGTTCCGTGGCGAGCAGAAAGTGATCCAAGAAGGAAAAGAAGGCCGAAAGCGTGTTACCTATCAGATTATACGTGAGAACGGTGTCCAAACCGAGAAAAAGATCATGGAAGAAGTGATTCTGGCCGAAGCGGTTAATAAAATCATACAAAAAGGATCGAAAGTTAAGCCTAATCGTGGAGATGGGAAGTTCACCTGGCCAACCCATGGTGGGAGAATTACTAGTGGGTTCGGACCAAGATGGGGAAGAACGCACAAAGGTCTAGATATTGCCGGAGTGAGCAATCGCGGTATTAAGGCCTCCGATAATGGAAAAGTCGTACAAGCGGGATGGAACGGCAACTATGGGAAATCTGTCATTATCGACCACGGCAATGGCTATAAGACTTTGTATGGTCACCTAAGTTCAGTGAGTGTATCTGTCGGTGATGTCGTGCAAAAGGGAGACAAGATTGGAGTCATGGGTTCGACGGGCGAATCGACCGGTACCCATCTTCATTTCGAAATCATCAAGAATGGATCAAATACGAACCCAATGAGATATTTTCGCGGGTAA
- a CDS encoding S1C family serine protease — MGDYNMDDYYQRPRKKRYGPFSMLFMSIVSSVIGGVVVLYMLPFLLESGYVTIQLPTVPTNIPASSSSPQPAAIHSPVIQQTIQAKVETDTVKAVSQVEKSVVGIVNIQEMRDFWTRSTQAVERGTGSGVIFAKKDGKGLIVTNYHVIRGAVDVEVSLANGARVKGHVLGVDPLTDLAVLEIPGDQVESIAEFGTSSHLQVGEPAIAIGNPLGLHFSRTVTQGIISSLERSMPIDVNEDGQPDWQLDVIQTDAAINPGNSGGALINMTGKVIGINSLKISQAGIEGIGFAIPIDDARPIIEDLLQYGKVKRPYLGIVPRDLREIPSHHLQNTLKLPAQVTNGVVVMEVVRGKTELQTHDVIVALDDQSITDSAEMRKYLYTKKADGDKVKVSLYRNGQLTSSVITLYYE; from the coding sequence ATGGGAGACTATAATATGGATGATTATTACCAGCGTCCTCGCAAAAAACGATATGGCCCCTTTTCCATGCTGTTTATGTCTATCGTGTCTTCCGTTATTGGCGGAGTTGTCGTGTTGTATATGTTGCCCTTCCTCTTAGAATCTGGTTATGTAACGATACAACTTCCTACTGTACCTACGAATATTCCAGCTTCATCTTCTTCACCACAGCCAGCTGCCATTCATTCACCCGTAATTCAACAAACCATTCAGGCAAAGGTGGAAACCGATACGGTTAAAGCGGTGAGCCAAGTAGAGAAGTCCGTTGTAGGAATCGTCAATATACAAGAGATGAGAGATTTCTGGACGAGGAGCACCCAAGCCGTCGAAAGAGGTACAGGATCTGGTGTGATCTTTGCGAAAAAGGATGGGAAAGGTCTTATCGTGACCAACTATCATGTGATTCGGGGAGCTGTCGACGTCGAAGTATCTCTTGCGAACGGAGCCCGAGTTAAGGGGCATGTCCTAGGAGTTGATCCTTTAACCGACTTAGCGGTTCTTGAAATTCCAGGGGATCAGGTAGAATCCATAGCAGAGTTCGGGACTTCCTCACACTTGCAAGTAGGAGAACCTGCCATTGCGATTGGAAACCCCCTGGGTTTGCACTTTTCTCGAACCGTCACCCAAGGGATTATTAGCTCGTTAGAACGAAGTATGCCCATAGATGTCAATGAAGATGGGCAACCAGACTGGCAACTAGATGTCATTCAAACCGATGCAGCGATTAATCCCGGAAATAGTGGGGGAGCTTTAATTAATATGACAGGAAAAGTGATCGGAATTAACAGCTTGAAGATCTCCCAGGCCGGAATAGAGGGAATAGGGTTTGCTATTCCGATTGATGATGCCAGGCCCATTATTGAAGATCTTTTACAGTATGGAAAAGTAAAGAGACCTTATCTTGGAATCGTCCCTCGAGATTTAAGAGAGATCCCAAGTCATCACCTGCAAAACACGTTGAAGCTTCCCGCTCAAGTCACTAATGGAGTCGTTGTTATGGAAGTAGTGCGTGGGAAAACAGAGCTTCAGACGCATGATGTTATTGTGGCATTAGATGATCAATCTATTACAGATTCTGCTGAAATGCGAAAATACCTCTATACGAAAAAAGCCGATGGGGATAAAGTAAAGGTAAGTTTATACCGGAATGGTCAACTGACTTCAAGCGTGATTACACTTTACTATGAATAG